A region from the Oceanidesulfovibrio marinus genome encodes:
- a CDS encoding MBL fold metallo-hydrolase, whose protein sequence is MSMFVEPVKSVGLAHLSYVVGHGGQAVVIDPRRDCEIYLEIAEKYGVAITRIFETHRNEDYVIGSRELARLTGASIHHSGATKFAYGETVEEGDTFRVGGLELMVLETPGHTFDSISLVLRDTTSGSAPLAVFTGDALFIGDVGRTDFFPDRKEEVAGLLYDSIFNKILTLGDQTILYPAHGAGSVCGKGMAPRDFSTLGYERMHNKALTVGSREAFIARKVAERHPLPPYFKQMEAYNQEGTPPAVLPLPRPTPFTPEAFEARMARGLQVVDLRSPEAFAGAFIPGSFAFPLEMLSAYAGFFLEYGTPIGLVAETHDQIDMAVRRLVRIGYEKVVCFLEGGLAAWEQSGRAYDTIPAIHADELVRRIEEDDDFVLVDVRDDDEWDAGHLPGAVHAFLGDLPGNLDVDKSRRITTFCGSGARAIIAASILKQNGWTTVEDSLGSMMACQKRGCPIERD, encoded by the coding sequence ATGAGCATGTTCGTCGAGCCCGTGAAATCCGTTGGATTGGCCCATCTCTCCTACGTCGTCGGCCACGGTGGCCAGGCCGTGGTCATCGACCCCAGGCGCGACTGCGAGATCTACCTGGAGATCGCCGAGAAGTACGGCGTCGCCATCACCCGTATTTTTGAAACCCACCGCAACGAAGACTACGTGATCGGTTCGCGGGAGCTGGCCCGGCTGACCGGCGCGTCCATCCACCACAGCGGCGCCACAAAGTTCGCCTACGGCGAGACCGTGGAGGAGGGCGACACCTTCCGCGTCGGCGGGCTGGAGCTCATGGTGCTGGAGACGCCCGGCCACACCTTCGACTCCATCTCCCTCGTGCTGCGGGACACCACCTCGGGTAGCGCGCCGCTGGCCGTGTTCACCGGCGACGCCCTGTTTATCGGCGACGTGGGACGGACCGACTTCTTCCCGGATCGCAAGGAAGAGGTGGCCGGCCTGCTGTACGACTCCATTTTCAACAAGATTCTGACCCTGGGCGACCAGACCATCCTCTACCCGGCGCACGGGGCCGGCTCCGTGTGCGGCAAGGGCATGGCGCCGCGGGACTTCTCCACCCTGGGGTATGAGCGCATGCACAACAAGGCGCTCACCGTGGGTTCGCGCGAGGCGTTCATTGCGCGCAAGGTGGCGGAGCGGCATCCGCTTCCCCCGTACTTCAAGCAGATGGAAGCATACAACCAGGAGGGTACGCCGCCGGCGGTGCTGCCGCTGCCGCGGCCTACGCCGTTCACGCCCGAGGCTTTCGAGGCGCGCATGGCCCGGGGGCTCCAGGTGGTGGACCTGCGCAGCCCGGAGGCCTTTGCCGGCGCGTTCATCCCCGGCAGCTTCGCCTTCCCGCTGGAGATGCTCTCGGCCTACGCCGGTTTCTTCCTGGAATACGGAACGCCCATCGGGCTCGTTGCCGAGACCCACGACCAGATCGACATGGCCGTGCGCCGGCTGGTGCGCATAGGCTACGAGAAGGTGGTCTGCTTCCTGGAAGGCGGGCTGGCCGCCTGGGAGCAGAGCGGCCGCGCCTATGACACGATCCCGGCCATCCATGCCGACGAGCTGGTGCGGCGCATCGAGGAGGATGACGACTTCGTGCTGGTGGACGTGCGCGATGACGACGAGTGGGACGCCGGCCACCTGCCCGGTGCTGTGCATGCCTTTCTGGGCGATCTGCCCGGCAACCTGGATGTGGACAAGTCCAGACGGATCACCACCTTCTGCGGTTCCGGAGCGCGTGCGATCATCGCCGCCTCCATTCTCAAGCAGAACGGCTGGACAACCGTGGAAGACTCCCTGGGCTCCATGATGGCCTGCCAGAAGCGCGGCTGCCCCATCGAGAGGGACTAA
- a CDS encoding malate synthase G, whose amino-acid sequence MDYVRVGGLQIAAPVKQFVDDSAAAAGLGAERFWAAVEEITKDMAPRNAELLAKRSGLQARIDAYHKEHRGAHHDHEAYKQFLYDIGYVLPEGGDFSITTSGVDPEISLIAGPQLVVPVTNARYVLNAANARWGSLYDALYGSDVIPESAGLEKSGPYNPQRGKVVMEQAAAFLDQAFPLAKGSHGTATRYFLAEEGGALALRVESDGRETGLRDPNQLAGYGGEEDAPSAILLQNHGLHAELAIDREDRVGKDHPAGVRDVILESAMTTILDLEDSVAVVDAHDKALAYRNILGLFKGDLEARFEKGGKTRTRTLAGDRRYTAPDGTAVVLSGRSLLLIRNTAMHMDTDIVLDAAGNPVPETFLDAVASGWFARIDRSEAGGYNNSRTGSIYIVKPKMHGPDEVAFNCELFSRVEQALELPPRTMKIGVMDEERRTTVNLKACIRAAQDRIIFINTGFLDRTGDEIHTDMEAGPVLRKGDMKNAAWMTAYEDWNVDIGLETGFAGTAQIGKGMWAKPDELREMVETKIAHPKAGANCAWVPSPTAATLHAMHYHQVDVRERQKELAGKRRATLDQLLTLPVLVKSYPKPHEVQEELENNAQSILGYVSRWVEQGIGCSKVPDIHDVGLMEDRATLRISSQQIANWLHHGICDKDDVVETMQRMAKVVDAQNAGDPAYKPMAADFANSVAFQAALELVLKGRGEPNGYTEPILHKRRREAKKKFGIQ is encoded by the coding sequence ATGGATTACGTTCGGGTCGGAGGATTGCAGATCGCCGCGCCGGTCAAGCAGTTCGTGGACGATTCGGCCGCTGCGGCCGGGTTGGGCGCGGAACGGTTCTGGGCGGCGGTTGAGGAAATCACCAAGGACATGGCGCCGCGCAACGCCGAGCTGCTGGCCAAGCGGTCCGGGCTCCAGGCGCGGATAGACGCCTACCACAAGGAGCACCGCGGCGCGCACCACGATCATGAAGCGTACAAGCAATTTCTGTACGATATCGGGTACGTATTGCCGGAAGGCGGGGACTTTTCCATCACCACGTCCGGGGTCGATCCCGAGATCAGCCTTATCGCCGGCCCGCAGCTCGTGGTGCCAGTGACCAACGCGCGCTACGTGCTCAATGCCGCCAACGCGCGCTGGGGCAGCCTGTACGACGCGCTCTACGGCTCCGACGTGATTCCGGAAAGCGCCGGGCTGGAGAAGTCCGGGCCGTACAACCCGCAGCGTGGCAAGGTCGTCATGGAGCAGGCCGCCGCGTTTCTGGATCAGGCTTTTCCCCTGGCCAAGGGCAGCCACGGCACAGCTACGCGTTACTTCCTTGCCGAGGAGGGCGGCGCCCTGGCCCTGCGCGTGGAAAGCGACGGCCGCGAAACCGGCCTGCGCGATCCGAACCAGCTCGCGGGCTACGGCGGGGAGGAAGACGCACCCTCCGCCATTCTGCTGCAGAACCACGGCCTGCACGCGGAGCTTGCCATCGACCGCGAGGACCGCGTGGGCAAGGATCATCCGGCCGGCGTGCGCGACGTGATCCTCGAATCGGCCATGACCACCATCCTCGACCTGGAGGACTCCGTGGCCGTGGTGGACGCCCACGACAAGGCCCTGGCCTATCGCAACATTCTGGGCCTGTTCAAAGGCGATCTGGAAGCGCGCTTCGAAAAGGGCGGGAAGACCCGCACCCGTACCCTGGCCGGCGACCGCCGCTACACCGCGCCGGACGGCACCGCCGTCGTCCTTTCCGGCCGGAGCCTGCTGCTTATCCGCAACACGGCCATGCACATGGATACCGATATAGTGCTCGACGCTGCCGGCAATCCCGTGCCCGAGACGTTCCTGGACGCCGTGGCCTCGGGCTGGTTCGCGCGGATCGACCGCTCCGAGGCCGGCGGCTACAACAACTCCCGCACCGGCAGCATCTACATCGTCAAGCCCAAGATGCACGGTCCGGACGAAGTCGCTTTCAACTGCGAGCTTTTCAGCCGCGTGGAGCAGGCTCTGGAGCTGCCGCCGCGGACCATGAAGATCGGCGTGATGGACGAGGAGCGCCGCACCACCGTGAACCTCAAGGCGTGCATCCGCGCCGCCCAGGACCGCATCATCTTCATCAACACCGGCTTCCTGGACCGCACCGGCGATGAGATCCACACCGACATGGAGGCCGGGCCGGTGCTGCGCAAGGGCGACATGAAGAACGCCGCCTGGATGACTGCCTACGAGGACTGGAACGTGGACATCGGCCTGGAAACCGGGTTCGCCGGCACGGCGCAGATCGGCAAAGGGATGTGGGCCAAGCCGGACGAGCTGCGCGAGATGGTCGAGACCAAGATCGCCCACCCAAAGGCCGGGGCCAACTGCGCCTGGGTGCCCTCGCCCACGGCCGCTACCCTGCACGCCATGCACTACCACCAGGTAGACGTACGTGAGCGCCAAAAGGAGCTGGCCGGAAAACGCCGCGCCACCCTGGACCAGCTCCTCACCCTGCCCGTTCTGGTCAAGTCTTATCCGAAACCCCATGAGGTGCAGGAAGAGCTGGAAAACAACGCGCAGTCCATCCTGGGCTACGTCTCCCGTTGGGTCGAGCAGGGCATCGGCTGCTCCAAGGTCCCGGATATCCACGACGTGGGACTCATGGAAGACCGCGCCACCCTGCGCATCTCCAGCCAGCAGATCGCCAATTGGCTGCACCACGGCATCTGCGACAAGGACGACGTCGTGGAAACCATGCAGCGTATGGCCAAGGTCGTGGATGCACAGAACGCCGGCGACCCGGCCTACAAGCCCATGGCCGCCGATTTCGCAAACAGCGTGGCCTTCCAGGCCGCCCTGGAGCTCGTGCTTAAAGGTCGCGGCGAGCCCAACGGCTACACCGAGCCGATTCTTCACAAGCGTCGGCGGGAGGCGAAAAAGAAATTTGGGATTCAGTGA
- a CDS encoding OmpA family protein, whose protein sequence is MRLLISSLLAGLLCLAVAFPAAAIDLSKDVAGSKDIPGLPRYEGSIIMAYQLGEFDEAVVPLAPFQDGDWSDAVKLEGRVTRILYLAPPDRSSLEVIRNYENSLKELGYTTVFQCGGFDECGKDVDTFYSADLHGAQFTETHTAKNAFSQMSVKDPRIVVAKGMLDGKESNIFIFAAYQENYHEPQASDRVAVYVQEVLAKPMENKMVVLKADELAQDIDATGKAAIYGIYFDYDKADIKPESKPQLEQMAAMLKSRPELNVLIVGHTDNQGGLDYNMGLSQRRAEAVAAALSKDFGIDGSRLTPKGVAYLAPVATNRTEEGRAKNRRVELVER, encoded by the coding sequence ATGCGCCTTCTGATCTCGTCCCTGCTTGCCGGCCTGCTCTGCCTTGCCGTCGCCTTTCCCGCCGCGGCTATCGACCTCTCCAAAGACGTCGCAGGTTCCAAGGACATTCCGGGCCTGCCGCGCTACGAAGGCTCCATCATCATGGCCTACCAGCTCGGCGAGTTCGACGAGGCCGTCGTGCCCCTGGCCCCGTTCCAGGACGGCGACTGGTCCGACGCCGTCAAGCTCGAAGGCCGGGTCACGCGCATCCTCTACCTTGCTCCGCCGGACCGCAGCTCCCTGGAGGTAATCCGCAACTACGAGAACTCCCTGAAGGAGCTGGGCTACACGACCGTGTTCCAGTGCGGCGGGTTCGACGAGTGCGGCAAGGATGTGGACACCTTCTACAGCGCGGACCTGCACGGCGCGCAGTTTACCGAGACCCACACGGCCAAGAACGCCTTCTCCCAGATGTCCGTGAAGGACCCGCGCATCGTGGTGGCCAAGGGCATGCTGGACGGCAAGGAGTCGAATATCTTCATCTTCGCCGCCTATCAGGAGAACTACCACGAGCCCCAGGCCAGCGACCGCGTGGCCGTGTACGTGCAGGAGGTCCTGGCCAAACCCATGGAGAACAAGATGGTGGTGCTCAAGGCCGATGAGCTGGCCCAGGACATCGATGCCACGGGCAAGGCCGCCATCTACGGCATCTACTTCGACTACGACAAGGCGGACATCAAGCCGGAGTCCAAGCCGCAGCTGGAGCAGATGGCCGCCATGCTCAAATCCCGGCCCGAGCTGAACGTGCTCATCGTGGGCCACACGGACAACCAGGGCGGTCTGGACTACAACATGGGCCTGTCGCAGCGCCGCGCCGAAGCCGTGGCCGCCGCGCTGTCCAAGGACTTCGGCATCGACGGCTCCAGGCTCACGCCCAAGGGCGTGGCCTACCTCGCCCCCGTGGCCACCAACCGCACCGAGGAGGGCCGGGCCAAGAATCGCCGGGTGGAGCTGGTGGAGCGCTGA
- a CDS encoding YeeE/YedE thiosulfate transporter family protein, with the protein MLQTIRSNKSVQLVFGLLMGVCFGFFLDRAGVDRYEVILGQLLLRDFTVLKVMGSAVIVGMAGFFAMRRLGWVEYQKTHGSVGATIPGGLIFGVGFGLLGYCPGTMAAAMGHGALDALIGGLPGIILGSWLYVISQKFWQSTAERIIPFGDITFDELFGVSRWKAALTCAGILVALFIALELAGY; encoded by the coding sequence ATGCTCCAGACCATACGCAGCAACAAATCTGTACAGCTCGTGTTCGGGCTGCTGATGGGCGTGTGCTTCGGCTTTTTCCTGGATAGGGCCGGGGTGGACCGTTACGAGGTCATCCTGGGCCAACTGCTGCTCCGGGACTTCACCGTGCTCAAGGTCATGGGCTCGGCTGTGATCGTAGGCATGGCCGGGTTCTTCGCCATGCGCCGGCTGGGCTGGGTGGAGTACCAGAAAACGCACGGCTCGGTTGGCGCCACCATCCCCGGCGGGCTGATCTTCGGCGTGGGCTTCGGACTGCTGGGCTACTGCCCGGGCACCATGGCCGCAGCCATGGGCCACGGCGCGCTGGACGCCCTGATCGGCGGCCTGCCTGGCATCATTCTGGGCTCGTGGCTCTACGTGATCTCCCAGAAGTTCTGGCAGAGCACGGCCGAGCGCATCATCCCCTTCGGCGACATCACCTTTGACGAACTCTTCGGCGTGTCCCGCTGGAAGGCGGCGCTCACCTGCGCCGGCATCCTTGTCGCGCTGTTCATCGCGCTGGAGCTGGCCGGCTACTGA
- a CDS encoding SRPBCC family protein, which translates to MLHQLARTQTLTGRFADLDETWRFFSDPCNLAQITPPWLGFVVTCDPEPMYAGQIVTYTITPFPGLSRIRRQWVTEITQVRGPGDVRPGEPLFFVDEQRLGPYRLWHHQHRFTAEEGGVRMEDIVHYALPFGPLGSAAHRLMICRLLGRIFDYRRRILETIMREG; encoded by the coding sequence ATGCTCCACCAGTTGGCCCGTACGCAGACGTTGACCGGCAGGTTCGCCGACCTGGACGAAACGTGGCGCTTCTTTTCCGATCCGTGCAATCTGGCGCAGATCACGCCGCCGTGGCTGGGGTTTGTGGTCACGTGCGACCCGGAGCCCATGTACGCCGGCCAGATCGTCACCTACACCATCACACCTTTTCCGGGCCTTTCGCGTATCCGCCGGCAGTGGGTCACGGAGATAACCCAGGTGCGCGGGCCTGGAGACGTGCGACCGGGCGAGCCGCTTTTTTTCGTGGACGAGCAGCGGCTGGGACCCTATCGCCTCTGGCATCACCAGCACAGGTTCACCGCCGAGGAGGGCGGCGTGCGCATGGAAGACATCGTGCATTACGCCCTGCCCTTCGGCCCGTTGGGTTCCGCCGCACACCGGCTCATGATCTGCCGGTTGCTGGGGCGCATCTTCGACTACCGCCGCCGCATCCTGGAAACGATCATGCGCGAGGGGTGA
- a CDS encoding mechanosensitive ion channel family protein — protein MAAEEHIPAWLLALKDSLPVGESYQVIALYVGVILVALLAYAIGRPILERIITSLSCKTRNRWDDYFIQRGAVRDMAMLLPAIILLYGSVLLPYGQTAFRKAVYIWMLVEVVSLISKLIDTSIQIYEESAISRRRPLKGYAQLVKMSIYIVAGIVIFSLIVETSPWALLSGLGALSAILLLIFRETILSFVASVSIASNDLLRKGDWIQMDSFGANGDVVDIALHTVKVQNFDKTITAVPTHKFLDNSFINWRGMQECGGRRIKRAMLIDMSSIRFATHEEIERWTEIRTLTHYIMDKELEIEEANRRANIPPDEHPLNGRRQTNLGIFRAYVRSYLTERSDIDTERMTLMVRQLEPEGDTGLPLEVYCFTRTTNWVEYEGIQSDIFDHLLAALPFFGLRVFQRNALMDRRQKFEDTLL, from the coding sequence ATGGCAGCAGAAGAGCACATCCCTGCCTGGCTCCTGGCCCTCAAGGACTCCCTGCCCGTCGGCGAGTCCTACCAGGTCATTGCCCTCTACGTCGGCGTCATTCTGGTGGCATTGCTCGCCTACGCCATCGGCAGGCCCATCCTCGAACGGATCATTACCTCTCTCTCCTGCAAGACGCGAAACCGCTGGGACGACTACTTTATCCAGCGCGGCGCCGTGCGCGACATGGCCATGCTCCTGCCGGCCATCATCCTGCTGTACGGCTCCGTACTGCTGCCATACGGCCAGACCGCTTTCCGCAAGGCTGTCTACATCTGGATGCTCGTGGAGGTCGTGTCCCTCATCAGCAAGCTCATCGACACCTCCATCCAGATCTACGAAGAAAGCGCCATCTCCCGCCGGAGGCCGCTCAAGGGCTATGCGCAGCTGGTCAAGATGTCCATTTACATCGTGGCCGGCATCGTCATCTTCTCCCTGATCGTGGAGACCTCGCCCTGGGCGCTCCTCTCCGGACTCGGCGCGCTTTCGGCCATCCTGCTGCTCATCTTCCGCGAAACCATCCTCTCCTTTGTGGCCAGCGTGTCCATCGCCTCCAACGACCTGCTGCGCAAGGGCGACTGGATACAGATGGACTCCTTCGGCGCCAACGGCGATGTGGTGGATATCGCCCTACACACGGTAAAGGTCCAGAACTTCGACAAGACCATCACCGCCGTCCCCACGCACAAGTTCCTGGACAACTCCTTCATCAACTGGCGCGGCATGCAGGAGTGCGGCGGCCGGCGCATCAAGCGCGCCATGCTCATCGACATGTCCAGCATCCGCTTTGCCACGCACGAGGAGATCGAGCGCTGGACCGAGATCCGCACGCTGACGCACTACATCATGGACAAGGAGCTGGAAATAGAGGAGGCCAACCGCCGCGCCAACATCCCCCCGGACGAGCACCCGCTCAATGGCCGGCGCCAGACCAACCTCGGCATCTTCCGCGCCTACGTGCGCAGCTACCTCACCGAGCGATCGGACATCGACACCGAACGGATGACGCTCATGGTGCGGCAGCTGGAGCCCGAAGGCGACACCGGCCTGCCCCTGGAGGTCTACTGCTTCACCCGGACCACAAACTGGGTCGAGTATGAGGGCATCCAGTCCGACATCTTCGACCACCTGCTGGCCGCGCTGCCCTTCTTCGGCCTGCGCGTGTTCCAGCGCAACGCCCTGATGGACCGCCGGCAGAAGTTCGAAGACACCTTGCTATAG
- a CDS encoding alpha/beta fold hydrolase: protein MIPCRLHGKPPYTVAVIHGGPGAPGSAYLLARELSATYGVAEPMQSKSSLLGPDGQVEELRGILEQHATLPAVLVGHSWGAMLAWCLAARHPAHVKKLILVGSGLFDDALAGTIMETRMQRLTPEQRAELDTIFHAMDAAGTASERDNLMARAAPYFIETDTFESNILDSQREGTLACQYDLHTAVWAEMRGLRRSGKLLDMGRAIRCPVIAIHGEYDPHPIAGIEEPLTRILPDFRFHLLPRCGHYPWLETHARDEFFGLLRSEIDS from the coding sequence ATGATCCCCTGCCGCCTGCATGGTAAACCGCCCTACACCGTGGCCGTTATCCACGGCGGACCCGGCGCGCCCGGCAGCGCCTATCTGTTGGCACGCGAGCTCTCCGCCACATACGGCGTGGCCGAGCCCATGCAGTCCAAATCGAGCCTGCTCGGCCCGGACGGCCAGGTGGAGGAGCTGCGCGGAATTCTGGAGCAGCACGCCACGTTGCCGGCGGTTCTGGTGGGGCACTCCTGGGGCGCCATGCTCGCGTGGTGCCTGGCCGCGCGGCACCCGGCCCATGTGAAGAAGCTCATCCTCGTGGGCAGCGGCCTGTTCGACGACGCCCTGGCCGGCACCATCATGGAAACGCGGATGCAGCGTCTCACCCCGGAACAACGCGCCGAACTCGACACCATCTTCCACGCCATGGACGCCGCCGGAACAGCGTCCGAACGCGACAATCTGATGGCCCGAGCCGCGCCGTACTTCATCGAAACCGACACCTTCGAGTCCAACATTCTGGACAGTCAGCGCGAAGGAACCCTGGCCTGTCAATACGATCTGCACACCGCCGTCTGGGCCGAAATGCGCGGGCTGCGCCGGAGCGGAAAGCTGCTCGACATGGGCCGCGCCATCCGCTGTCCGGTGATTGCCATCCACGGCGAGTACGATCCCCATCCGATTGCCGGCATCGAGGAGCCTTTGACGCGCATCCTGCCCGACTTCCGCTTCCACCTGCTGCCCCGCTGCGGCCACTACCCCTGGCTGGAAACCCACGCCCGCGACGAGTTCTTCGGGCTGCTGCGCTCCGAGATCGATTCCTGA
- a CDS encoding peptidylprolyl isomerase, producing MENPHVLIETSLGDILAELYPDKAPASVANFLQYVDDGHYDNTIFHRVVRNFVIQGGGYTSLLEKKPRREPIPNEATNGLQNTAGTLAMARAFDKDSATDEFFINAADNPDLDHAGDADDEYGYAVFGQVVDGMDVVKKINWKVVKPRDGFDDLPVDTVDIISVSRYE from the coding sequence ATGGAAAACCCGCACGTGCTCATCGAGACCAGCCTTGGCGACATCCTCGCCGAGCTTTATCCGGACAAGGCTCCGGCCTCCGTGGCCAACTTCCTCCAGTACGTGGACGACGGCCACTACGATAACACCATCTTCCACCGCGTAGTCCGCAACTTCGTCATCCAGGGCGGCGGCTACACCTCCCTTCTGGAAAAGAAACCCAGGCGCGAGCCCATCCCCAACGAAGCGACCAACGGCCTCCAGAACACGGCCGGCACCCTGGCCATGGCCCGCGCCTTTGACAAGGACTCGGCCACCGACGAGTTCTTCATCAACGCCGCCGACAACCCGGACCTGGACCATGCCGGCGACGCCGACGACGAGTACGGCTACGCCGTGTTCGGCCAGGTCGTGGACGGCATGGATGTCGTCAAGAAAATCAACTGGAAAGTCGTCAAACCCCGTGACGGCTTCGATGACCTGCCCGTGGATACCGTGGATATCATCTCTGTAAGCCGGTACGAGTAG
- a CDS encoding YeeE/YedE thiosulfate transporter family protein, whose translation MRVWKLSLTAALSLGVFAALASLAYGQTEPAASAWTTARWSPYLCGAGIGVICWFTFLLSGTGIGASGAYAQTAGMIEAAIRGKDRVWNRTFYSDTGPGVDWLWMVVAGVIVGAVISSLAAGSFQWMLLPPLWEQAFGPGAVHRLAVSFAGGMLLGFGARLAGGCTSGHGISGALQLVVSSWMAAACFFIGGVITAFLIYP comes from the coding sequence ATGCGCGTATGGAAACTCTCTCTGACTGCGGCGTTGTCGCTGGGCGTGTTCGCAGCTCTTGCATCGCTTGCGTACGGCCAGACAGAGCCGGCGGCCTCGGCTTGGACCACGGCGCGATGGTCGCCCTATCTGTGCGGAGCCGGCATCGGCGTCATCTGCTGGTTCACGTTCCTGCTCTCCGGCACGGGCATCGGCGCATCTGGTGCGTATGCCCAGACGGCCGGGATGATCGAGGCCGCCATCCGCGGCAAGGACCGCGTATGGAACAGGACGTTCTACTCCGATACAGGTCCGGGCGTTGACTGGCTGTGGATGGTGGTTGCAGGCGTCATCGTGGGCGCGGTGATTTCTTCGCTGGCTGCCGGGAGCTTCCAGTGGATGCTGCTGCCGCCCCTGTGGGAGCAGGCCTTCGGGCCTGGCGCTGTCCACCGGCTGGCGGTGTCCTTTGCCGGCGGCATGCTGCTCGGTTTCGGCGCGCGTCTGGCAGGCGGTTGCACCAGCGGCCACGGCATCAGCGGCGCGTTGCAGCTCGTGGTCTCCAGCTGGATGGCTGCGGCGTGCTTCTTCATCGGCGGCGTTATCACCGCCTTCCTTATCTATCCGTGA
- the msrB gene encoding peptide-methionine (R)-S-oxide reductase MsrB, which produces MRFFSPVLLAGVILLVAGWAEAQEPAMNATTDKDGSAEAVFAAGCFWCVESDFEKLDGVKEVISGYAGGTEPEPTYEQVSSGGTGYRESVRVLYDPKKISYADLVDYFWHHVDPTDPDGSFVDRGKQYTSAIFYSNEEQKRIAEESKKNLAASGVFDKPIVTKILPLTTFYDAETYHQNYYKTHSIRYHLYRFGSGRDRFLDDAWEGHEVDTTPDDGAASGGASNATQSNASAQNDTTTTSQTNDWEHFVKPSNDELKATLTDMQYRVTQKDGTEPPYNNEYWDEKRPGIYVDIVSGEPLFSSTDKYKSGTGWPSFTKPLAPENIEEREDRSLFTTRTEVRSKHADSHLGHVFDDGPQPTGLRYCMNSAALRFIPKDKLEEEGYGQYLSLFE; this is translated from the coding sequence ATGCGCTTCTTTTCTCCCGTTCTTCTTGCCGGAGTCATTCTGCTCGTTGCCGGATGGGCCGAGGCACAGGAGCCTGCGATGAATGCGACAACCGACAAGGACGGATCGGCCGAGGCGGTCTTCGCGGCCGGCTGCTTCTGGTGTGTGGAATCGGACTTCGAAAAGCTTGACGGCGTGAAGGAAGTCATCTCCGGCTATGCCGGCGGCACCGAGCCCGAACCCACCTACGAACAGGTCTCGTCCGGCGGCACCGGCTACCGGGAGTCCGTGCGCGTGCTCTACGATCCCAAGAAGATCAGCTACGCCGACCTCGTGGACTACTTCTGGCATCACGTGGACCCCACGGACCCGGACGGCTCGTTCGTGGATCGCGGCAAGCAGTACACCTCCGCCATCTTCTACAGCAACGAAGAGCAGAAGCGCATCGCCGAGGAATCCAAGAAGAACCTTGCGGCCTCCGGCGTGTTCGACAAGCCCATCGTCACGAAGATCCTGCCCCTGACCACGTTTTACGATGCGGAAACCTACCACCAGAACTACTACAAGACCCACTCCATCCGGTACCATCTCTACCGCTTCGGCTCCGGCCGCGACCGCTTCCTGGACGACGCCTGGGAAGGCCACGAGGTGGACACCACTCCGGATGACGGCGCAGCTTCCGGCGGCGCATCCAACGCCACCCAGAGCAATGCATCCGCCCAAAACGACACGACAACCACCTCACAAACAAATGATTGGGAGCACTTCGTGAAGCCATCCAACGACGAGCTCAAAGCCACGCTCACTGACATGCAGTACCGCGTAACCCAGAAGGACGGCACCGAGCCGCCCTACAACAACGAGTACTGGGACGAGAAACGCCCCGGCATTTACGTGGACATCGTCTCGGGCGAGCCGCTCTTCTCCTCCACGGACAAGTACAAGTCCGGCACGGGCTGGCCCAGCTTCACCAAGCCCCTGGCGCCGGAGAACATCGAGGAGCGCGAGGACCGCTCCCTGTTCACCACGCGCACCGAGGTCCGCTCCAAGCACGCCGACTCGCACCTGGGCCACGTCTTTGACGACGGGCCGCAGCCCACCGGTCTGCGCTACTGCATGAACTCGGCCGCGCTGCGCTTCATCCCCAAGGACAAGCTCGAAGAAGAAGGCTACGGCCAGTATCTGTCACTCTTCGAGTAG